The Bifidobacterium animalis subsp. animalis ATCC 25527 genome has a segment encoding these proteins:
- a CDS encoding pyridoxal phosphate-dependent aminotransferase, with amino-acid sequence MAIHFAKVALQIPPNVFERMDRKVLAARGRGVDVIDLSKGNPDGFPEEFIREVTRAAVDDPLNACYTPFDGKPSFLEAAANWYHNVHGVELDANRELFAVEGAVDGLADLFSILLDEGDAVAFADPYYPSYHCMANMRGAHEVLLPAKAELGWLPDLDAVPASVWDGVRLLVLNYPNNPTGAQAPLVFFEQAVKLAVEYDFVVVHDFAYAGLGVEEQQHSLLEVVAHTPAGSPERECTVEICSLSKMYAMAGWRAGFIAGSERILDVAKNFHYQMGSMITSFVQDAGVAALNSDQTCVERQAAHYAGRRAIVADGLRELGYDLFDSQGGLYVWMHAPAGRSGEEFADDLLDKAGVAVLPGTCFGNVGAQYVRLSLLQPDERLAEAVERIGTCCC; translated from the coding sequence ATGGCCATTCATTTCGCCAAGGTGGCATTGCAGATTCCGCCGAACGTGTTCGAGCGCATGGATCGGAAGGTGCTCGCCGCACGGGGTCGGGGCGTCGATGTGATCGATCTGTCGAAAGGCAATCCCGACGGTTTCCCCGAGGAGTTCATTCGCGAGGTGACCCGTGCCGCCGTGGACGATCCGCTCAATGCATGCTACACACCGTTCGACGGCAAGCCGTCGTTCCTCGAGGCGGCGGCGAACTGGTATCACAATGTGCATGGCGTCGAACTCGATGCAAACCGCGAACTGTTCGCGGTGGAGGGCGCCGTGGACGGCCTGGCCGACCTGTTCAGCATACTGCTCGACGAGGGTGACGCGGTGGCGTTCGCCGACCCGTACTACCCCTCCTACCATTGCATGGCCAATATGCGGGGCGCGCATGAGGTGCTGCTTCCCGCGAAGGCCGAGTTGGGCTGGCTGCCGGACCTCGATGCGGTGCCTGCTTCGGTGTGGGATGGCGTGAGGCTGCTCGTGCTCAACTACCCGAACAATCCCACCGGCGCGCAGGCGCCGTTGGTGTTTTTCGAACAGGCCGTGAAACTCGCCGTGGAATATGACTTCGTGGTCGTGCACGATTTCGCCTACGCCGGCTTGGGAGTGGAGGAGCAGCAGCACAGTCTGCTCGAGGTCGTGGCCCATACGCCGGCCGGGTCGCCGGAGCGGGAGTGCACGGTGGAGATCTGCTCGCTCTCGAAGATGTATGCGATGGCGGGATGGCGTGCCGGATTCATCGCCGGTAGCGAACGCATTCTTGACGTGGCGAAGAATTTCCACTATCAAATGGGTTCTATGATTACTTCGTTCGTGCAGGATGCCGGTGTGGCCGCGTTGAACAGCGACCAGACCTGCGTCGAAAGGCAGGCCGCGCATTATGCGGGCCGCCGCGCCATCGTGGCCGATGGCCTGCGCGAACTCGGGTACGATCTGTTCGATTCACAGGGCGGACTGTATGTGTGGATGCATGCCCCTGCCGGCAGGAGCGGCGAGGAGTTCGCCGACGACCTGCTCGACAAGGCGGGCGTGGCGGTGCTACCCGGCACCTGTTTCGGCAACGTGGGCGCACAGTACGTGCGCCTGAGCCTGCTGCAGCCCGACGAGCGCCTGGCCGAGGCGGTCGAGCGCATCGGTACCTGTTGTTGTTGA
- a CDS encoding peptide ABC transporter substrate-binding protein → MNSLRHHTTNHHRIGAAIAGITALGALLAGCGAGTGASGSSNSSPSSQTISVNNVEPAANLLPGNTDDMAGWKVVTQLYEGLVTFSDKGELIYADAKSITPNADASQYTVTLRDNLQFSDGEKITASTYAKSWSFAANAANGQLGASIFATIKGYDDLQKDGVDKNAQLSGINVIDDHTLQVTLNAPDSSFPYKVGDVAFLPIAESAYRDVNAYGERPVGNGPYMLEAWNHDQNIELKPNPKYTGPRKARNGGINFVLYTDTQTAYADVESGNLDVIDTIPASALASYQQDSNLQTFNKPGPGFKSFTIPQQLAHFQGEEGRLRRAAISHAINRKSIIDKVMYGTATPATDFLAPTIAGYSKDLKGSDVLDYETKTAQDLWAKADAISKWNGTFRIAYSTDSGNRELIEGITNSIKNTLGIDAEPYVLPTQKELSSAIHDRTINAAFLQGMQSDYPYPEGYLMQAYDSASADGKGLNNGDYKSRDFDALIDDAARQTDESKAIGYYHQAEELLFNDLPVIPLWYANVTAAAGKNVQHVSFNYMGVPKYNELTK, encoded by the coding sequence ATGAACTCACTCAGACATCACACCACCAATCACCACCGCATCGGCGCCGCCATCGCCGGCATCACGGCGCTCGGCGCGCTTCTCGCCGGCTGCGGCGCAGGTACCGGCGCGTCCGGCAGCTCGAACTCCTCCCCATCCTCGCAGACCATCTCGGTGAACAATGTGGAGCCGGCCGCCAATCTGCTGCCGGGCAACACCGACGACATGGCCGGTTGGAAAGTGGTGACCCAGCTGTACGAGGGCTTGGTCACGTTCTCCGACAAAGGCGAGCTCATCTATGCGGACGCCAAGTCGATCACACCGAACGCCGACGCCTCGCAGTACACGGTCACGTTGCGCGACAATCTGCAGTTCTCCGATGGTGAGAAGATCACTGCGAGCACGTATGCGAAATCGTGGTCTTTCGCCGCGAATGCCGCCAACGGACAGCTCGGCGCCTCGATTTTCGCCACGATCAAGGGCTACGACGATCTGCAAAAAGACGGCGTGGACAAGAACGCCCAGCTTTCGGGCATCAACGTGATCGACGACCACACGCTCCAGGTCACACTCAACGCCCCGGACTCCTCGTTCCCCTACAAGGTGGGCGATGTCGCGTTCCTGCCGATCGCCGAAAGCGCGTACCGTGACGTCAACGCGTACGGCGAGCGCCCGGTGGGCAACGGTCCATACATGCTCGAGGCATGGAACCATGACCAAAACATCGAACTTAAGCCGAACCCGAAGTACACCGGGCCACGTAAGGCACGCAACGGCGGCATCAACTTCGTGCTGTACACCGACACGCAGACCGCGTATGCCGACGTGGAATCAGGCAATCTCGATGTGATCGACACGATTCCGGCATCCGCGTTGGCCAGCTACCAGCAGGATTCGAATCTGCAGACCTTCAACAAACCGGGCCCTGGCTTCAAATCGTTCACCATTCCGCAGCAGCTCGCGCATTTCCAGGGCGAGGAGGGCCGCCTGCGCCGCGCCGCGATCAGCCATGCCATCAACCGAAAGAGCATCATCGACAAGGTGATGTACGGCACCGCCACCCCGGCCACCGACTTCCTCGCACCCACCATTGCCGGCTATTCCAAGGATCTCAAGGGTTCCGACGTGCTCGACTACGAGACGAAGACCGCACAGGATCTCTGGGCGAAGGCCGACGCGATCTCGAAGTGGAACGGCACCTTCCGCATCGCCTACAGCACGGACAGCGGCAACCGCGAGCTCATCGAGGGCATCACGAACTCGATCAAGAACACGCTGGGCATCGACGCCGAGCCGTATGTGCTGCCCACGCAGAAGGAACTGAGCTCGGCGATCCACGACCGCACGATCAACGCGGCGTTCCTGCAGGGCATGCAATCCGACTACCCGTACCCGGAGGGCTACCTCATGCAGGCCTATGACTCCGCGTCTGCAGACGGCAAGGGGCTCAACAACGGCGACTACAAGAGCCGTGATTTCGACGCGCTGATCGACGACGCCGCACGCCAGACCGACGAGTCGAAGGCGATCGGCTACTACCATCAGGCCGAGGAACTGCTGTTCAACGACCTCCCGGTGATTCCGCTGTGGTATGCGAACGTCACCGCGGCCGCCGGCAAGAACGTGCAGCACGTCTCGTTCAACTACATGGGCGTGCCGAAATACAACGAACTCACCAAGTAG
- a CDS encoding ketopantoate reductase family protein, which produces MKYAILGAGGMGIQYGVLLQEFAHQQVDFVDTWTENVEKIREQGGAYVSQDGEGRHLVPINVYYPEEYAGDPDVWIVFVKQHQLPEFLERTAPHFRKHQVGFSAMNGYGHFEKLAEYFPKHRIYGGTALIGAYVYGPGDFNFTGGAHAKAMNLCAYDEHDVEEDPIERQLFAEFQAATLNPTIVQYFLGMCLAKIVFNSVLNTLCTMYQIRFGEFASHPAAPILTERLVDEAYGAAEAAGVQLLGTRESEVETIMHTASIAHPLHYPSMYQDLTKCRPTEVDYINGYIARLGREHGYICPLHEFVTQEVHLAEHAFAIHHPDIAAKVVSQSVELAD; this is translated from the coding sequence GTGAAATACGCGATTCTCGGAGCAGGCGGCATGGGCATTCAGTACGGCGTGCTGTTGCAGGAATTCGCACATCAGCAGGTGGATTTCGTGGACACCTGGACCGAGAACGTCGAGAAGATTCGCGAGCAGGGTGGTGCCTATGTGTCGCAGGACGGCGAAGGACGTCACTTGGTGCCGATCAACGTGTACTACCCGGAGGAGTATGCCGGAGACCCGGACGTATGGATCGTGTTCGTCAAGCAGCATCAGCTTCCCGAATTCCTTGAGCGCACCGCGCCGCATTTCCGCAAGCATCAGGTGGGGTTCTCGGCGATGAATGGGTACGGGCATTTCGAAAAGCTCGCCGAGTACTTCCCGAAGCATCGCATTTATGGCGGCACGGCGTTGATCGGCGCGTATGTGTACGGTCCCGGTGATTTCAACTTCACCGGCGGCGCGCATGCGAAGGCGATGAACCTGTGCGCGTACGACGAGCATGATGTGGAGGAGGATCCAATCGAGCGGCAGCTGTTCGCCGAATTCCAGGCGGCCACGCTGAATCCGACCATCGTGCAGTATTTCCTCGGCATGTGTTTGGCGAAGATCGTGTTCAACTCGGTGCTCAACACGTTGTGCACGATGTATCAGATTCGCTTTGGCGAGTTCGCCTCACACCCCGCGGCTCCGATTCTCACCGAACGGCTGGTCGACGAGGCGTATGGCGCTGCCGAGGCCGCCGGCGTGCAATTGCTCGGCACACGGGAAAGCGAGGTGGAGACGATAATGCACACGGCGTCGATCGCGCATCCGTTGCATTATCCCTCGATGTATCAGGATCTAACGAAATGCCGCCCGACCGAAGTGGATTACATCAACGGCTACATCGCACGCTTGGGACGCGAACACGGGTACATCTGCCCGCTGCATGAGTTCGTGACGCAGGAGGTGCATCTCGCCGAGCATGCGTTCGCGATCCACCATCCCGACATCGCCGCCAAGGTGGTCTCGCAGTCTGTTGAACTCGCAGACTGA
- a CDS encoding GNAT family N-acetyltransferase: protein MLVRHATLDDLDALAAVEAACFPPQEAADIDQLANRVESYPNHFWLLVNPAEPDNDCFPAQVDDGMLVSFIDGPCVGSPDLTDDMYGSTALHADDAPWQMILGVNTAPMYQHRGCASFLMRHVILDSALSHRHGIVLACKEKMLPFYSSFGFIDEGRSQSVHGNAVWHQMRLPFTVSADARDDAPGADIRQATITMAMHETTAYMDHERTITSQFPQLV from the coding sequence ATGCTTGTTCGACATGCGACGCTTGACGACCTCGACGCGCTGGCGGCAGTGGAGGCCGCGTGCTTCCCTCCGCAGGAGGCGGCCGACATCGACCAACTGGCCAACAGAGTGGAGAGCTATCCAAACCACTTCTGGCTTCTGGTGAATCCCGCCGAGCCGGACAACGACTGCTTCCCAGCCCAGGTCGACGACGGCATGCTCGTCAGCTTCATCGACGGGCCATGCGTGGGCTCACCCGACCTCACCGACGATATGTACGGCTCCACGGCCCTGCATGCGGACGATGCCCCCTGGCAGATGATTCTCGGCGTCAATACCGCACCCATGTACCAGCATCGTGGCTGCGCCTCGTTCCTTATGCGTCACGTGATTCTCGACAGCGCGCTTTCGCACAGGCACGGCATCGTGCTCGCCTGCAAGGAGAAAATGCTGCCATTCTACAGCTCGTTCGGGTTCATTGACGAGGGCCGCAGCCAGTCCGTGCACGGCAATGCGGTGTGGCACCAGATGCGTTTGCCATTCACCGTCTCCGCAGACGCCCGTGACGACGCTCCCGGCGCGGATATTCGTCAGGCAACGATCACCATGGCCATGCATGAGACGACCGCATATATGGATCACGAGCGCACGATCACATCACAGTTCCCGCAGCTGGTTTAA
- a CDS encoding GTP-binding protein — protein sequence MKRIVAGIVAHVDAGKTTLSEALLYNAGVTRKLGRVDHGDSFLDTNQIERERGITIFTEPAVIESPNMELTLLDTPGHVDFSAETERTLRMLDYAVLVVSASDGIQGHTETLWRLLRQYDVPTFIFVNKMDMPETSRQAMLAQLQRRFSDSCADFTANAAGELDAATLETIALQDDSAMDQYVASGNVDIPTIAGLIARRRVFPVYFGAALRMEGVTEFMCGFETYTQQPAYGEDFSAQVFKISHDASDNRLTWLKVTGGELCAKMVLESGEKIDQVRVYSGAKSTTVERVAAGEVCAVTGLGRTVPGEGLGAAESAGALVLQPVLTYTLLPGDCDPHACLVALRELEDEEPLLHVVWQPRLQEVHVQLMGAVQLEIVEELMRSRFGLEVAFGQGSILYKETISAPVEGAGHFEPLRHYAEVHVLIEPLARGAGVEFATAVSEDVLDRNWQRAIVQHLREKEHLGVLVGAPLTDVRYTLIGGRGHLKHTEGGDFREATYRAVRMGLMVARDAGECVLLEPWYRFRLEVPQDMLGRAMSDVQRMSGVCEAPSADGEFAVLEGEAPVSEMRDYAMDVSAYTHGRGCISLVFGGYRDCHDADVVVEHAEYDAESDLENTPDSMFCAHGAGYPVKWYKVPEFCHVPMQTIQ from the coding sequence ATGAAGCGGATTGTGGCAGGCATTGTGGCACATGTGGACGCCGGCAAAACCACGCTGTCCGAAGCGCTCCTCTACAACGCCGGCGTCACGCGTAAGCTCGGCCGCGTCGATCACGGCGACTCGTTCCTCGACACGAATCAGATCGAACGTGAGCGCGGCATCACAATCTTCACCGAACCGGCGGTGATCGAATCCCCGAACATGGAGCTCACGCTGCTCGACACCCCGGGCCACGTTGATTTCTCCGCGGAGACGGAACGCACGCTACGGATGCTCGACTATGCGGTGCTCGTGGTGAGCGCGTCGGATGGCATCCAGGGTCACACGGAGACGTTGTGGCGCCTGCTCAGGCAGTATGACGTGCCCACGTTCATATTCGTCAACAAGATGGATATGCCGGAGACGAGTCGGCAGGCCATGCTCGCACAGCTGCAGCGCAGGTTCTCGGATTCCTGTGCCGACTTCACCGCCAATGCCGCCGGTGAGCTCGACGCGGCGACGTTGGAGACGATTGCGTTGCAAGATGATTCTGCGATGGACCAGTATGTGGCTTCGGGAAACGTCGACATTCCCACGATAGCCGGTCTCATCGCACGCCGCCGCGTGTTCCCGGTGTATTTCGGAGCGGCCCTGCGTATGGAGGGCGTGACCGAGTTCATGTGCGGATTCGAGACCTACACACAGCAGCCTGCGTACGGTGAGGATTTCAGCGCGCAGGTGTTCAAGATCTCCCACGATGCATCGGACAACAGACTCACGTGGCTCAAGGTGACCGGCGGCGAGCTGTGTGCGAAGATGGTGCTCGAATCCGGTGAGAAAATCGATCAGGTTCGCGTGTACTCCGGTGCGAAATCGACGACGGTGGAACGCGTGGCCGCCGGCGAGGTGTGCGCGGTCACCGGACTTGGGCGCACGGTGCCCGGCGAGGGGCTCGGTGCGGCGGAATCTGCGGGCGCACTGGTATTGCAGCCAGTGCTCACCTATACGCTGCTCCCCGGGGATTGCGACCCGCACGCCTGCCTGGTCGCGTTGCGCGAGCTGGAAGACGAGGAGCCCCTGCTGCATGTCGTATGGCAGCCGCGCCTGCAGGAGGTGCACGTGCAGTTGATGGGCGCCGTGCAGCTGGAGATTGTGGAGGAGTTGATGCGCTCGCGGTTCGGTCTTGAAGTGGCGTTCGGGCAGGGGTCGATCCTGTACAAGGAGACGATAAGCGCGCCGGTGGAGGGCGCGGGGCATTTCGAACCGTTGCGTCACTATGCCGAGGTGCATGTGCTGATCGAGCCTTTGGCACGCGGCGCGGGCGTTGAATTCGCGACCGCCGTGAGTGAAGATGTGCTCGACCGTAACTGGCAGCGCGCCATTGTGCAGCATCTGCGCGAAAAGGAGCATCTCGGCGTGCTGGTGGGCGCGCCGCTCACCGATGTGCGATACACGCTGATCGGCGGGCGAGGGCACTTGAAGCATACCGAAGGCGGCGATTTCCGCGAGGCCACGTATCGCGCGGTGCGCATGGGGCTCATGGTCGCCCGCGACGCCGGTGAATGCGTGTTGCTGGAGCCGTGGTACAGATTCCGTCTCGAAGTGCCGCAAGACATGCTCGGACGCGCGATGAGCGACGTGCAGCGAATGAGCGGTGTGTGCGAGGCACCGTCTGCAGACGGCGAATTCGCGGTACTCGAAGGCGAGGCGCCGGTGAGTGAGATGCGCGACTATGCGATGGACGTAAGCGCCTACACGCACGGTCGTGGGTGTATCTCACTGGTGTTCGGCGGCTACCGGGATTGCCATGATGCGGACGTGGTGGTTGAGCACGCGGAATACGACGCCGAATCGGATCTGGAGAACACGCCCGACTCGATGTTCTGCGCGCACGGTGCCGGTTACCCGGTCAAGTGGTACAAAGTGCCCGAATTCTGCCATGTTCCAATGCAGACAATTCAGTGA
- a CDS encoding MetQ/NlpA family ABC transporter substrate-binding protein — translation MTIATAFTTLKSKRRTLTRAFAAVLAAATLFGNAACGTAQNASAEGIAEPVDGKTTKVTIGVCAGPYGDMVEEVFAPLLKEKGYEVSTKVFNDYVQPDKALTSGKIDANLMQHGNYLKKFSADNSLDLISLGQTPTLGLGIYSNKYHSIDEIADGATVAIANDGSNLARSLGVLQQNKLVTIKDGVDATKASVNDITSNPKHLNIKPIDAAQLARSLDTVDVSLVPGNYSWAAGLDPKNALALEQQDDGVIEVFAIAGQNKDTHFAKTVRDLLGSDEFRQAIAASKFKDFGKPASWAE, via the coding sequence ATGACCATCGCAACCGCATTCACCACCCTGAAATCGAAGCGTAGGACGCTCACGCGAGCCTTCGCCGCTGTGCTCGCCGCGGCGACACTGTTTGGCAATGCCGCCTGCGGCACTGCGCAGAACGCCAGCGCCGAGGGCATTGCCGAACCTGTGGATGGCAAGACGACGAAGGTGACGATCGGCGTATGCGCGGGACCGTATGGCGACATGGTCGAGGAGGTGTTCGCGCCGCTGCTCAAAGAGAAGGGGTACGAGGTGAGCACGAAGGTGTTCAACGACTACGTGCAGCCCGACAAGGCGTTGACCTCCGGCAAAATCGATGCGAATCTGATGCAGCACGGCAACTACCTGAAGAAGTTCAGCGCCGACAACAGTCTGGATCTCATTTCGCTGGGCCAGACGCCGACGCTCGGTCTAGGCATCTATTCGAACAAGTATCACTCGATCGATGAGATTGCGGACGGCGCCACCGTGGCCATTGCGAACGACGGTTCGAATCTCGCCCGCAGCCTCGGAGTGCTCCAGCAGAACAAGCTCGTGACGATCAAAGACGGCGTGGATGCCACGAAGGCCTCGGTGAACGACATCACCAGCAATCCGAAGCACCTGAACATCAAGCCAATCGACGCTGCCCAGCTGGCCCGATCGCTCGACACCGTGGACGTCTCGCTTGTCCCCGGCAACTACTCCTGGGCCGCCGGTCTCGACCCGAAGAACGCACTTGCCCTGGAGCAGCAGGACGACGGGGTGATCGAGGTGTTCGCCATTGCCGGCCAGAACAAAGACACGCATTTCGCCAAGACTGTGCGCGATTTGCTCGGCAGTGACGAATTCAGGCAAGCTATCGCCGCCAGCAAGTTCAAGGACTTCGGCAAGCCGGCATCGTGGGCCGAGTGA
- a CDS encoding methionine ABC transporter ATP-binding protein, whose protein sequence is MGVQNTDSSTIIELNHISVTFREGGRTVEAVKDVTVHVREGEIFGIVGFSGAGKSTLVRTINLLERPTEGQVIIDGHDVTDLKGGALRELRKKIGFIFQGFNLIDNVTVGRNVEFALQAGGWPKKGRRARVEELLGIVGLAEKVDSYPSSLSGGQKQRVSIARALANSPRILLCDEATSALDLETTEEILTLLKRINTELGITIVFITHQFDVAKAIFDDVAVMEQGVIVEQGTTFDVFSSPHHPTTQVLVERYLGIAIPEQLVPQLPPGRLIELRYRDDGAFRPLISEVAQHHDVSINVLHGNVGYFGTQAVGTLIVLVSARQGGQQGAQIVQDAIDELAEHVHSWRELSEDLNDDLGHSVDEAFAGEAAANRLIGTYGDVNDVRTDNEEVLA, encoded by the coding sequence ATGGGTGTACAGAACACAGATTCCAGCACGATCATCGAACTGAACCACATCTCCGTCACCTTCCGTGAGGGCGGGCGCACGGTCGAAGCCGTCAAGGACGTCACCGTGCATGTGCGCGAAGGCGAGATCTTCGGCATCGTGGGCTTCTCCGGCGCGGGCAAGTCGACGTTGGTGCGCACGATCAACCTGCTCGAGCGGCCTACCGAGGGCCAGGTGATCATAGACGGCCACGACGTGACCGATCTCAAGGGCGGAGCGCTGCGTGAGCTTCGTAAGAAGATCGGATTCATATTCCAGGGATTCAATCTCATCGACAATGTGACGGTGGGCAGGAACGTCGAATTCGCGCTCCAAGCGGGCGGCTGGCCGAAGAAGGGGCGTCGCGCCCGTGTGGAGGAGCTGCTGGGCATCGTGGGATTGGCCGAAAAGGTGGACAGCTACCCATCCAGTCTGTCGGGTGGCCAGAAACAGCGTGTCTCCATAGCGCGCGCCCTTGCCAACTCGCCGCGCATACTGTTGTGCGACGAGGCCACGAGCGCACTGGATCTGGAAACCACCGAGGAGATTCTCACACTGCTCAAGCGCATCAACACCGAACTGGGCATCACGATCGTGTTCATCACCCACCAGTTCGATGTGGCGAAGGCCATCTTCGACGACGTTGCGGTAATGGAACAAGGCGTGATTGTGGAGCAGGGCACCACCTTCGACGTGTTCTCGTCACCGCATCACCCGACCACGCAGGTGCTGGTGGAGCGTTACCTGGGCATTGCGATTCCCGAACAGCTGGTGCCGCAATTGCCGCCCGGGCGATTGATCGAGCTGCGCTACAGGGACGATGGTGCGTTCCGTCCGCTCATCAGCGAGGTCGCTCAACACCACGATGTGTCAATCAACGTGCTGCACGGCAATGTAGGCTATTTCGGCACGCAAGCCGTGGGCACGCTCATCGTGCTGGTCAGTGCGCGACAGGGCGGCCAGCAGGGGGCGCAGATCGTGCAGGACGCCATCGACGAGCTCGCCGAGCACGTCCATTCGTGGCGTGAACTGAGCGAAGACCTGAACGACGATCTGGGGCATTCGGTGGATGAGGCATTCGCTGGCGAAGCGGCGGCCAATCGGTTGATTGGCACATACGGCGACGTAAACGATGTTCGGACAGACAACGAGGAGGTGCTCGCATGA
- a CDS encoding PolC-type DNA polymerase III — protein sequence MKPASRIPMNYISLDLETTGFSAQHDRITEIGAVKVRDGKIVDRFTQLVNPGRRVSARITELTGISNEMLEDQPVIDDILGDFIHWTENDRLVGHNIKFDLSFLIANAERVFSDSTRFAVRPIDTMHIDRLLFPSERHRLVDLIQRYGIGDVEEHRALSDATQTYQCLEWQRRYIGARSADISMRTCV from the coding sequence ATGAAGCCAGCATCGCGAATCCCCATGAATTACATCTCACTTGATCTGGAGACGACCGGCTTCAGCGCACAGCATGACCGCATCACCGAGATCGGCGCCGTCAAAGTGCGCGACGGCAAGATAGTGGATCGGTTCACGCAGCTCGTCAATCCCGGCAGACGCGTCTCCGCACGCATTACGGAGCTCACCGGCATTTCCAACGAGATGCTCGAAGACCAGCCCGTCATAGACGACATACTCGGGGATTTCATACACTGGACCGAGAATGACCGTTTGGTGGGGCATAACATCAAATTCGATCTCTCATTCCTCATTGCCAATGCGGAACGCGTGTTCAGCGACTCCACACGCTTTGCCGTGCGTCCCATTGACACCATGCACATAGACAGACTGCTGTTCCCCTCTGAACGGCATCGTCTTGTCGATCTGATCCAGCGCTACGGCATTGGCGATGTTGAGGAGCACCGCGCGCTGTCCGACGCCACGCAGACGTACCAATGCCTGGAATGGCAGCGGCGTTACATTGGCGCCCGCTCGGCAGATATCTCCATGCGTACGTGCGTGTGA
- a CDS encoding methionine ABC transporter permease, with protein sequence MSETLEILQDNLGKALWDTFFMVGVATLIGVVLGTALAVLLYLTQHRLFTPNHAVNEIVGFVVNAIRSMPFLILLVVLIPLIQLLIGDPYTPTGGAIALSIAAVSFFARVAENAFQEVDEGLLEAAISTGAPLRQIIFGAIFPQALPSYIRGIVLTIISLLGYSAMVGTIGAGGIGDLAIQYGYNRYETGVLVAIVLLLIVLVQVIQWVGDRIAVRVTH encoded by the coding sequence ATGAGCGAGACGTTGGAGATTCTGCAAGACAATCTCGGCAAAGCGCTATGGGACACGTTCTTCATGGTGGGTGTGGCCACGTTGATCGGCGTGGTGCTCGGCACCGCCCTCGCCGTGTTGCTCTACCTCACGCAGCACAGACTGTTCACGCCGAACCATGCGGTCAATGAGATTGTCGGGTTCGTGGTGAACGCGATCCGCTCGATGCCGTTCCTCATTCTGCTCGTCGTGTTGATTCCGCTCATCCAGTTGCTCATCGGCGACCCATACACGCCCACCGGTGGCGCGATTGCATTGTCGATTGCCGCGGTGTCGTTCTTCGCTCGCGTGGCGGAGAACGCATTCCAGGAGGTGGATGAAGGATTGCTCGAGGCGGCCATCTCCACCGGCGCTCCGTTGCGGCAGATCATCTTCGGCGCGATTTTCCCGCAGGCGTTGCCGAGTTACATTCGCGGCATTGTGCTCACGATCATCTCGCTGCTCGGCTATTCGGCCATGGTGGGCACCATCGGTGCCGGTGGCATCGGCGATCTGGCCATTCAATACGGCTACAACCGTTATGAAACCGGCGTGCTCGTCGCCATCGTGCTGCTGCTCATCGTGCTCGTACAGGTGATCCAGTGGGTCGGCGATCGCATCGCCGTCAGGGTCACCCACTGA
- a CDS encoding amino acid ABC transporter permease, translated as MFDWAFVAKYAPFFVNGAWMTLFISVFGIALALLTGIICAAIETARIPVLRQITTVYIEVSRNTPLLVQLYFLYFGLPKMGFVWSAELCAIVGLGFLGGSYMAESMRAGLQSVPQIQRENAYMLGFNTWQTLTRVIVPQAVSISTPGIVANVIFLIKESSVVSAIALADVMYMAKDLMGMYYNTYEALFMLIVTYLIILLPISILGTWLERRFDYARR; from the coding sequence ATGTTCGATTGGGCATTCGTGGCCAAATATGCCCCGTTCTTCGTGAACGGTGCGTGGATGACCCTGTTCATCTCCGTGTTCGGCATTGCGCTCGCGCTACTCACCGGCATCATCTGCGCGGCCATAGAGACCGCGCGAATCCCGGTGCTCAGGCAGATCACCACCGTCTACATCGAGGTCAGCCGCAACACGCCATTGCTGGTGCAGCTGTACTTCCTCTACTTCGGTTTGCCGAAGATGGGCTTCGTCTGGTCCGCGGAACTCTGCGCGATTGTGGGACTCGGGTTCCTCGGCGGCTCCTACATGGCGGAATCGATGCGCGCCGGACTGCAATCCGTGCCGCAGATCCAGCGCGAGAATGCGTACATGCTCGGCTTCAACACCTGGCAGACGCTCACGCGGGTGATCGTACCGCAGGCGGTGAGCATATCCACACCGGGCATTGTGGCGAATGTGATCTTCCTCATCAAGGAATCGTCGGTGGTCTCGGCCATCGCACTCGCCGACGTCATGTACATGGCGAAGGACCTCATGGGCATGTATTACAACACTTACGAGGCGCTGTTCATGCTCATCGTGACCTATCTGATCATTCTGCTGCCGATTTCCATTCTCGGCACTTGGCTTGAGAGGAGGTTCGACTATGCAAGGCGCTAA